A single genomic interval of Brevibacillus brevis harbors:
- a CDS encoding glycosyltransferase: protein MPLSILIPAMHGTDHLPKLIAACKQLAPLEIIVISKRTLELGSGVRVVLAEAVGNLFAWRREAAKHARGSVLLFLGEEQVDSLSGLQRFLFPILYGNAQVVLSQHDPRNRRMTKPRPIHSFSLLVNNLFGRSDLREASLLDTPHAMTREALSKIGVEQLAQPAQAHKRAVVSGLSIIAQAIGTGTEERMFLPQLHGSLLKELSLYEKLVIAEQLDLVSRLPFRGGLSDGGRRRDIAENASGKNSGMPVTQVGKWPLRQSTLYSGKTVSVIIPALNEAATIQQVIREVLRLEPVEIIVVVNGSVDQTARLARECGVTTVEFPYPLGVDTGRAIGASLSKGDILLFIDADTIMTAHDLYPFVLACECGVDVALNDVSVFLNQPCVDNVFVACRQALNVALNRKDLGIGSMVTVPFALRREAVAPLGWDILLCPPKAQAIYAQAGVKMELVHQVNSFTSNRLRPEKHFASSGMPPAVEQIAGDHVEALQFLANGR from the coding sequence GTGCCCCTATCCATTCTCATTCCTGCCATGCATGGCACAGATCATCTGCCAAAGCTGATTGCCGCATGTAAACAGCTTGCACCTCTGGAGATTATCGTGATTTCGAAAAGGACTTTGGAACTTGGCTCCGGTGTGCGCGTCGTTCTTGCAGAAGCAGTTGGGAATCTGTTCGCTTGGCGGAGAGAGGCTGCCAAGCATGCAAGAGGGAGTGTTCTGCTTTTTCTCGGCGAAGAACAAGTCGATTCGCTGTCTGGATTGCAGCGATTTTTGTTCCCGATTTTATATGGAAATGCACAGGTCGTTTTGTCCCAGCATGATCCTCGGAACAGGAGGATGACAAAGCCACGGCCCATCCACAGTTTTTCCTTGCTGGTAAATAACCTCTTCGGTCGCTCTGACCTGCGTGAAGCTTCCTTGCTGGACACCCCTCACGCCATGACCAGAGAGGCACTTTCCAAAATCGGAGTGGAACAATTGGCACAGCCTGCTCAAGCGCACAAGCGGGCAGTTGTGAGTGGACTGTCCATTATCGCGCAAGCCATTGGAACGGGGACGGAAGAACGGATGTTTTTGCCACAGCTTCACGGTTCGTTGCTCAAAGAGCTCTCTTTATATGAAAAGCTGGTGATTGCCGAACAGCTTGATCTCGTCTCGCGTCTTCCTTTTCGCGGCGGACTGTCCGATGGAGGCAGGCGAAGAGATATAGCAGAGAATGCGAGTGGTAAAAACAGTGGTATGCCCGTTACGCAGGTAGGGAAATGGCCTTTGCGACAATCAACTCTTTACAGTGGGAAAACAGTATCTGTAATTATTCCAGCCCTGAACGAGGCAGCGACGATCCAGCAAGTGATCCGTGAAGTTCTTCGGTTGGAGCCAGTTGAAATTATTGTGGTCGTCAATGGCTCGGTTGATCAGACAGCACGGCTTGCTCGTGAATGCGGAGTGACGACCGTAGAGTTCCCATATCCATTGGGCGTTGACACAGGACGAGCAATTGGGGCAAGTCTGTCAAAAGGCGACATTCTGCTGTTTATCGATGCGGATACGATTATGACCGCTCATGATCTATACCCATTTGTTCTCGCTTGCGAGTGTGGCGTGGATGTGGCCCTGAATGATGTTTCTGTATTTTTGAATCAGCCTTGCGTGGACAATGTCTTTGTGGCTTGTCGCCAAGCTCTCAACGTGGCTTTGAATCGTAAGGATTTGGGTATCGGATCTATGGTGACTGTCCCCTTTGCCTTACGCAGGGAAGCGGTTGCTCCGCTCGGGTGGGACATACTGCTTTGTCCCCCAAAAGCACAAGCAATATACGCACAGGCAGGTGTAAAGATGGAATTGGTTCATCAGGTGAACAGCTTCACCTCCAACCGACTCCGGCCAGAAAAACACTTCGCCAGCTCCGGAATGCCCCCTGCCGTCGAACAGATTGCAGGTGACCACGTGGAAGCCTTGCAGTTTCTGGCGAACGGACGGTAG